The following proteins are encoded in a genomic region of Palaemon carinicauda isolate YSFRI2023 chromosome 19, ASM3689809v2, whole genome shotgun sequence:
- the LOC137658852 gene encoding uncharacterized protein, which translates to MFLQRHKLSVMCVVFLGISMTGLALESQRPESDLRNGDQITSSNNPATNNPELREVQQKILDIIGNSSSRVHSLTHVLGMLNTKQGKELGSLLLKGVTLGMQEKNPSQQLIDFWTKVQGRLSPILLESFDDYRDFLKGVDISTLPLVWDQLFKKDELGNSLASLPMGQLVDMLQPTASRYGIDIRAMMNSLIGQGDNNVRDLIGSALSNTDFSTLMNQMINATTSALLPSENSAQTGQKPQAGDARKKGKADKTIRLFRPLVASLLKENEIDLDADAVLEVLSPLFKSDILTQASPWIAMLSGQGGNGGLGNMLANVLGGGGKEGFNQQQLGGLLGGLGALMGTGGKNQMDMTSILSIASMFMGKPSKPKSKSKSKSGNKKEKETNGFDVGSLMNVAGQLLGNNVNLDTILDIASNSLKSGMNKKRPGSVAQSGPSKKARLSKQETERDLPEVQMRITKSKTILNLIEPILLSMKKDKNCNAKIKEAIGLGKVLLFSKISSSLGNVDQIVPLLNSYFGDSEVLKSKGVKLDTLAASFTQAFAKADWGEFLESLKNKDFRQMLIRNIAPNAADVLVLLAEKESQEKMYNSIVPRIQYFFTNYGLVGVTLDNFPERLAPIIGLLGKSWNLPFNPTTLLVPLKGYLKSLKSVALSSLHSLPADASQVEKLLFDTLEHGVAEPLLQVMEAVQTTPDPYCLPQRLCQVNSQFAENGLPASVARIASVALSSDAVLATPDSNLLLHTIHGIGGINADEGCEDFFPGDCTSEEEGEDDEDVEYDPTMDLLYEHQEL; encoded by the exons ATGTTTCTCCAGCGGCATAAGTTATCTGTTATGTGTGTGGTGTTTCTCGGGATTTCAATGACGGGGTTGGCCTTAGAGTCACAAAGACCAGAAAGTGACCTTAGAAATGGTGATCAAATAACTTCTAGTAATAATCCTGCAACTAATAATCCTGAACTGCGCGAAGTTCAGCAGAAAATCTTAGACATAATTGGTAATTCTTCCTCGCGCGTGCACAGCCTTACCCATGTGCTGGGCATGCTAAACACCAAGCAGGGCAAAGAACTGGGTAGCCTCCTGCTGAAAGGGGTCACTCTTGGCATGCAGGAGAAAAATCCAAGTCAGCAGCTGATAGATTTCTGGACGAAAGTGCAGGGTAGACTATCCCCTATTTTACTTGAGTCCTTCGATGACTACAGGGATTTTCTCAAAGGCGTAGATATTAGCACATTGCCCCTGGTGTGGGATCAGCTTTTCAAGAAGGATGAGCTGGGGAACAGCTTAGCTTCTCTGCCCATGGGTCAGCTAGTTGACATGCTTCAGCCAACAGCCTCTAGATATGGAATAGACATTAGGGCGATGATGAATTCGCTAATAGGTCAGGGAGATAACAATGTCAGGGACCTCATTGGTTCAGCTCTGAGTAACACAGATTTCAGCACATTAATGAACCAGATGATTAATGCAACAACCAGTGCCCTCCTGCCGTCGGAAAACAGCGCACAGACCGGGCAGAAGCCACAAGCTGGAGATGCCCGTAAAAAAGGCAAGGCCGACAAGACCATTCGCCTGTTCCGTCCCCTCGTAGCTTCTCTGCTGAAAGAAAATGAGATTGACTTGGATGCTGATGCAGTTTTGGAGGTTCTCTCACCACTCTTCAAGAGTGACATTTTAACTCAGGCCTCTCCCTGGATCGCCATGCTTTCAGGGCAGGGTGGTAATGGAGGCTTAGGAAACATGTTAGCAAATGTTTTGGGAGGAGGAGGCAAGGAAGGATTCAACCAGCAACAATTGGGCGGACTCCTTGGTGGCCTAGGAGCACTAATGGGTACTGGAGGCAAAAACCAAATGGATATGACATCCATTCTCAGTATAGCATCCATGTTTATGGGTAAGCCATCTAAACCAAAGAGTAAAAGCAAATCCAAATCTGGTAACAAGAAGGAAAAAGAGACCAATGGTTTTGATGTTGGATCTTTGATGAATGTCGCTGGGCAGCTCCTTGGCAACAATGTGAATCTCGACACCATTTTAGATATTGCATCCAATAGTTTGAAATCAGGGATGAACAAGAAAAGACCAGGGTCTGTTGCACAAAGTGGACCATCCAAGAAAGCCAGGTTGTCAAAACAAGAAACGGAAAGAGATCTTCCAGAAGTTCAAATGCGTATCACAAAATCAAAAACCATCTTGAACCTGATTGAACCAATTTTGCTGTCAATGAAGAAGGACAAGAACTGCAATGCTAAAATCAAAGAGGCTATTGGTCTTGGCAAAGTTCTGCTGTTCAGTAAGATCTCCTCTTCACTGGGAAATGTCGACCAGATAGTGCCTCTCCTGAACTCGTACTTTGGTGACAGTGAAGTCTTGAAGTCCAAGGGTGTCAAATTAGATACTCTAGCTGCGTCTTTCACCCAGGCCTTTGCAAAAGCAGACTGGGGCGAATTTCTTGAAAGTTTAAAAAACAAGGACTTCCGACAGATGCTCATCAGAAACATTGCACCAAATGCCGCCGACGTGCTCGTCCTCCTGGCGGAAAAGGAGAGCCAAGAAAAGATGTACAACTCAATCGTCCCTCGTATACAGTACTTCTTCACAAATTACGGTCTAGTCGGTGTGACTTTAGACAATTTTCCAGAGAGATTAGCCCCTATCATAGGTCTACTGGGGAAGAGTTGGAATCTCCCATTCAACCCTACAACTCTTTTAGTCCCATTGAAAGGATATTTGAAGAGTTTGAAGTCCGTAGCTCTATCTAGTCTCCACAGTCTTCCAGCTGATGCTAGCCAG GTCGAGAAGTTGCTCTTCGATACGCTGGAACACGGCGTGGCCGAACCTTTGTTACAGGTCATGGAGGCAGTTCAGACGACGCCTGACCCTTACTGCCTGCCCCAGAGATTATGTCAGGTCAATTCGCAGTTTGCTGAGAATGGGTTACCTGCGTCTGTTGCCAGAATAGCAAG CGTTGCCTTATCGTCGGATGCCGTGTTGGCAACACCGGACTCAAATCTTCTCCTTCACACTATTCACGGAATCGGTGGTATCAACGCTGACGAAGGGTGTGAG GACTTCTTCCCCGGCGACTGCACTtctgaagaagagggagaagacGATGAAGACGTAGAGTATGATCCAACCATGGATCTCCTATACGAACATCAAGAATTATAA
- the LOC137658853 gene encoding uncharacterized protein, giving the protein MKHLLSKSDISHGERSREDVNPVQVDEDFESDPDLSFQANVSIRENSPNVGTEPELNVSGSCNIPCAQDNHPLVSRDEDSDEEVWSGNNSPSRRNLSLEVRDLQTFSFPNALVMQGYEGSESDDESVVSMTQSYVREATVRRRNTNSWICMFEIMGALEMQGRERGTVENMETSEIEKIDNYLKGFFQQYNENIKEMTKNNYKVIAALGGRYIYYAENKLVRGVLVVIGNVVVENLGLNSHLLSEKCSPSLPPVFKEFHNIHIGHAYPIHTEDVVCIGGNSLRSLLKNWVDTEFYESLHWIIPPTTSKMHMERPKEAEAKKREDLRKNVALIKRMKECVLRNPRSTIDSSPWMTSTPAKIPRRSSKKNQSQYNSMYEYMQVKPGQEYPVKSHHWQIIEIPLNEDGTVNDRAHRMADAIRQKGGVVRREC; this is encoded by the coding sequence atgaagcACCTTTTGAGCAAATCCGATATCTCTCATGGAGAACGTAGCCGAGAAGATGTCAATCCTGTTCAAGTAGACGAGGATTTTGAAAGTGACCCAGACTTGAGCTTTCAAGCCAACGTTAGCATAAGGGAAAATTCTCCCAACGTAGGCACGGAGCCTGAACTCAATGTGTCTGGTTCTTGCAACATTCCATGCGCTCAAGACAATCATCCTTTGGTTTCGAGGGATGAAGATTCTGATGAGGAAGTATGGTCTGGAAACAATTCTCCTTCTAGGCGGAACCTTAGCCTCGAAGTGAGAGATTTGCAAACGTTTAGCTTTCCTAATGCATTAGTCATGCAAGGTTATGAAGGTTCTGAAAGTGATGATGAATCTGTCGTCTCAATGACTCAGTCATATGTAAGAGAGGCTACAGTTAGAAGAAGAAATACAAACAGCTGGATCTGCATGTTCGAAATAATGGGAGCTCTGGAGATGCAGGGTAGAGAACGAGGGACGGTTGAAAATATGGAAACCtctgaaatagaaaaaattgaTAATTATCTGAAGGGTTTCTTCCAGCAATataatgaaaacataaaagaaatgaCAAAAAACAACTACAAAGTTATTGCAGCATTGGGTGGTCGATACATTTACTATGCAGAGAATAAGCTTGTAAGAGGAGTTCTGGTCGTAATCGGGAATGTGGTAGTAGAAAACCTTGGATTGAACTCCCATCTATTGTCAGAGAAATGCTCCCCAAGTTTGCCTCCTGTATTTAAAGAGTTCCATAACATTCATATTGGCCATGCATACCCCATTCACACGGAGGACGTTGTATGCATTGGTGGTAACTCTCTGCGATCATTGTTGAAAAATTGGGTCGACACAGAATTCTATGAAAGCTTACATTGGATTATACCACCAACTACGTCTAAAATGCATATGGAGAGACCAAAAGAAGCTGAAGCTAAAAAGAGGGAGGATCTTCGTAAAAACGTGGCTCTCATAAAGAGAATGAAAGAGTGTGTTTTGAGAAACCCCAGGTCAACCATAGATTCAAGTCCATGGATGACCTCAACTCCAGCCAAAATCCCTCGTCGCTCTTCAAAGAAAAACCAGAGTCAGTATAacagtatgtatgaatacatgCAAGTTAAGCCTGGGCAGGAATATCCTGTTAAATCTCATCATTGGCAAATTATAGAGATTCCACTCAACGAAGATGGTACGGTCAACGATCGTGCTCATCGAATGGCAGATGCTATAAGGCAAAAAGGTGGTGTTGTCAGGAGGGAATGTTAG